One Pseudomonas syringae CC1557 genomic window, GGGCAGTGTGAAAATGCTGCCTGATTATGGTTTGCCTGACCTTAACGACATGAACTTGAGTTTGCACGATACGTTGAAACAATCACGTGCAGCCATCGAAAAGGTTATCCGTACTTACGAGCCTCGTTTAGTCGACGTTTATGTAAGCTCCGGAGAGAGCAGGGGCTGTCCGCTCCAGCGACAATTCGCTATTGACGCTTCTGTGGAGATTGCCGGAATCAGAAAAGCTGTCCGTTTTTTTGCGACGGTGAGTGGTAGTGGGCACGTAAGCATTCAGTAAGTTGATCTGACCCGATATGGAAATAAATATTTTCTGTTTTTGAGCGTTGGTTTATTGCTGTTTATAATTCGGTCGGGTAGGTGTGCATTTGTCATTTAATCACTATTATCAAGATGAGCTGATGGCTCTTCGCCAATCAGGGCGGCGGTTTTCTGATCGTAATCCAGCGTTGGCTCCGTTTTTGGGGCAGGGTGGCCAGGATCCGGACGTTGAGCGGCTACTTGAAGGTTTTGCTTTTCTGACGGGCCGTTTGCGTCAAAAGCTGGATGATGATTTACCTGAGTTGACCCATTCGCTCATGCAGTTGCTATGGCCCAATTACATGCGACCTTTGCCTGCCATGAGCATGCTGCAGTTCGAACCATTGGCCGCTTCCAGCCCTGGCCTGACCGTAGAGCGTGATACCCCGGTAGAAAGTGATCCTGTAAATGGTTTGACGTGTCAGTTTCGCACCTGTTTTCCAACCGAGGTATTACCGCTGCGGCTGGCTCGCGTTTCCTACTCGGCAAGCGGAGACGCTGCAACACTTATGTTACGTCTTGAGATGACGGGTGAGGGGCATCTGGGTGAGCTGAAATCAGACCGGCTACGCCTGCATTTTGCAGGTGATCGTTATGTAAGCCAGATGCTTTATCTCGGTTTCATGCGGAAATTGAAAAGTATCAAGCTGTTGCTGCTTGACGGCCACAGTAAGCCGTTGGTGATGGCTGACGGGCAACTGGCTGAGTTCAGTATCTCGGCGGATAACGTAAAACCAGTCGGATTTGCCGAGGAAGAGGCGTTGATTCCCTATCCGCTGAATACCTTTAGAGGCTATCGCTATTTGCAAGAGTATTTTTGCTTTCCGGAAAAATTTCTATTTGTTGACGTGCATGGCCTTGATGTCATCCAGTCAATAAGCAAAGAACTGTTGGCAACGTCTCGTAGTTTTCAATGGGTATTCGATATGCGCTGCGAGGATATGCAGGGACTTCGACCTACCCTCGAACATATCAAGCTGTATTGCACACCGGTAGTGAATCTGTTCACACAGGATGCATTGCCTATTCAGGCTGACGCGCGTCAGGATGAGTATTTGTTAATGCCTGGCCATTATGGTCCAGATGGCTGCGGCGTGTATTCAGTTGATAAAGTGACTGGGTGGCAGCCCGGCGGCAAGGGGTATAAGAACTATGTGCCCTTCGAATCGTTTGAACATGATCCGGCTG contains:
- the tssE gene encoding type VI secretion system baseplate subunit TssE, yielding MNANGSLFERLAGHKAHSGLDNEGRLMTSIAVHLSNMLGTRAGSVKMLPDYGLPDLNDMNLSLHDTLKQSRAAIEKVIRTYEPRLVDVYVSSGESRGCPLQRQFAIDASVEIAGIRKAVRFFATVSGSGHVSIQ
- the tssF gene encoding type VI secretion system baseplate subunit TssF; the encoded protein is MSFNHYYQDELMALRQSGRRFSDRNPALAPFLGQGGQDPDVERLLEGFAFLTGRLRQKLDDDLPELTHSLMQLLWPNYMRPLPAMSMLQFEPLAASSPGLTVERDTPVESDPVNGLTCQFRTCFPTEVLPLRLARVSYSASGDAATLMLRLEMTGEGHLGELKSDRLRLHFAGDRYVSQMLYLGFMRKLKSIKLLLLDGHSKPLVMADGQLAEFSISADNVKPVGFAEEEALIPYPLNTFRGYRYLQEYFCFPEKFLFVDVHGLDVIQSISKELLATSRSFQWVFDMRCEDMQGLRPTLEHIKLYCTPVVNLFTQDALPIQADARQDEYLLMPGHYGPDGCGVYSVDKVTGWQPGGKGYKNYVPFESFEHDPAVDVESNSPYYSVRHRDSILQEGLDTFLSFDLRGDRKNETISIELTCTNHNLPQKIRAGGICKSCDGTPDFLRFRNITPVTKSYAPPMTRDFLWRVISNMSLNYLSLASVEALKVILETYDLPRYYDKRAEKVSQHLLGGLKAIRHEHVDRLHDGRPLRGVKTELLIAPAECADEASLFLFASVLNEFFALYASLNSFHELHVKTDQGGGYEWTPRMGQQPLL